Proteins encoded together in one Amphritea japonica ATCC BAA-1530 window:
- a CDS encoding FAD-binding and (Fe-S)-binding domain-containing protein, protein MKQQYQQFMQLLQEFLPAQQIISDPLRTLAYGTDASFYRLIPQLVVRPETEQDVARIIKLAQQQAIPVTFRAAGTSLSGQAITDSVLIQLRDGWRNYSINEDASQISLQPGVIGGQANKALAPFNKKIGPDPASINTAMIGGIAANNASGMCCGTAQNSYRTLRSMKLILADGTSLDTGDSQSVADFRNSHKGLLIALESLARQTCSNEGLRQRIEHKYRLKNTTGYALNSLVDYEDPIEIMKHLMIGSEGTLGFISEITYNTVDEHPNKASALIFFPTVRTTCEAVAILKQTPVSAVEMMDRAGLRSIENKAGMPDFIKNLPDDAAALLVETRSGCPDHLAQQVAVIQASIAALETVQPVQFTTDPTEYSKYWAIRKGLFPAVGAIRETGTTVIIEDVAFPVPQLADAVHDLHQIFEKWHYNEALIFGHALEGNLHFVFTQSFDSQAETERYEGLMDDVANMVVDKYDGSLKAEHGTGRNMAPYVEKEWGSEAYALMWEIKELFDPENILNPGVLLNRNAHVHLENLKPLPAADSLVDKCIECGFCEPTCPSRDLTLTPRQRIVIWREIARLEANGEDPQRLAELRKEYLYQGIDTCAACGLCSTTCPVEINTGDLTRSVRSRNNENHTKLAQWLAEHYGGVMKVSKAAFIGADLTHALLGTKAMSTICDTSRKISGGRVQKWTPSMPKAATKINTQRPIVNPDAPKVVYLPSCASRAMGPARGDEDQTSLADKTEQLLRKAGFEVIYPENLDQLCCGMPFQSKGMFDAAAFKASETEKMLLKATRNGEYPVLSDTSPCSIRLKDNVDQQIKLLDTVEFVHEYLLDRLVITPAKETVALHITCSTTRMGAADKLKQIVEACVTDVVIPEDITCCGFAGDKGFSTPELNESALRTLKPAVEGCNTGYSTSRTCEIGLSHHSGIDYKSIIYLLDRVSQPKLSNRDTTPENKLIQAHTPDQ, encoded by the coding sequence ATGAAGCAGCAATACCAACAATTCATGCAACTGCTACAGGAATTTCTGCCCGCTCAGCAGATCATTTCTGACCCTCTGCGCACCCTGGCCTATGGCACCGACGCCAGTTTCTATCGCCTGATTCCACAATTGGTAGTACGCCCTGAAACAGAACAGGATGTCGCCCGCATCATTAAGCTGGCCCAGCAACAAGCAATTCCGGTTACCTTTCGTGCAGCCGGAACCAGTCTCTCCGGTCAGGCTATTACAGACTCGGTGTTAATTCAGCTTCGCGATGGCTGGAGGAACTATTCAATTAATGAGGATGCCAGCCAGATCAGTTTGCAGCCAGGTGTCATCGGCGGCCAGGCAAATAAAGCACTGGCTCCCTTTAATAAAAAAATCGGCCCTGATCCAGCGTCCATAAACACCGCGATGATTGGTGGTATTGCCGCGAACAATGCTAGTGGGATGTGCTGTGGTACGGCGCAAAACAGTTATCGCACCTTACGGAGCATGAAGCTAATACTGGCCGATGGTACATCATTGGATACCGGCGATAGTCAGTCTGTTGCGGACTTTAGAAACAGTCATAAGGGCCTGTTAATCGCCCTAGAATCACTTGCCCGACAGACCTGCAGCAACGAAGGTCTCCGCCAGCGTATCGAACATAAGTACCGTCTGAAAAATACCACCGGTTATGCACTCAACTCTCTGGTGGATTATGAAGACCCGATCGAGATCATGAAACACCTGATGATCGGCTCTGAAGGTACTTTAGGCTTCATTTCTGAGATCACCTATAACACAGTTGATGAGCACCCTAACAAAGCTTCAGCACTGATCTTTTTCCCAACGGTTCGCACCACCTGTGAAGCCGTCGCTATTCTGAAGCAGACTCCCGTATCCGCGGTTGAAATGATGGACCGGGCAGGCCTGCGTTCAATTGAAAATAAAGCAGGTATGCCCGACTTTATTAAGAACCTGCCCGATGATGCCGCTGCGCTGCTGGTCGAGACCCGCTCAGGTTGCCCGGATCATCTTGCCCAGCAGGTTGCGGTAATACAAGCATCGATAGCAGCACTTGAAACGGTTCAACCCGTTCAATTCACGACTGACCCCACTGAATATTCAAAGTACTGGGCGATTCGTAAAGGGCTGTTCCCGGCAGTAGGCGCGATACGCGAAACAGGAACGACGGTCATTATCGAAGATGTTGCCTTCCCTGTGCCTCAATTAGCCGATGCGGTTCACGACCTGCATCAGATTTTTGAAAAGTGGCATTACAATGAAGCGCTGATTTTTGGTCACGCACTCGAGGGTAACCTCCATTTTGTTTTCACTCAGTCGTTTGATTCCCAGGCTGAAACTGAGCGCTATGAAGGCCTGATGGATGATGTCGCCAATATGGTGGTGGATAAGTATGATGGTTCACTGAAGGCAGAGCACGGTACCGGCCGTAATATGGCACCCTATGTTGAAAAAGAATGGGGCAGTGAAGCTTATGCCCTTATGTGGGAAATCAAAGAACTTTTCGACCCCGAAAACATCCTTAACCCCGGTGTTTTACTTAACCGTAACGCCCATGTTCATCTGGAAAATCTTAAACCATTGCCGGCTGCTGACTCACTTGTGGATAAGTGCATTGAATGTGGATTCTGTGAGCCGACCTGCCCTTCGCGGGATCTGACCCTGACACCACGCCAGCGAATTGTTATCTGGCGAGAGATTGCCCGTCTGGAAGCCAACGGAGAAGATCCGCAGCGTCTTGCCGAGTTACGCAAAGAATACCTTTATCAGGGGATTGATACCTGTGCGGCCTGCGGGTTATGTTCCACCACCTGTCCTGTAGAGATCAATACGGGAGATCTGACCCGCTCTGTGCGCAGTAGAAACAATGAGAATCATACGAAACTGGCTCAGTGGCTGGCAGAGCATTACGGTGGCGTAATGAAAGTGAGTAAGGCTGCATTTATAGGTGCGGATCTGACTCATGCCCTGCTCGGTACTAAGGCGATGAGCACTATCTGTGATACCTCCCGTAAGATTTCCGGCGGCCGGGTACAGAAATGGACACCATCAATGCCAAAGGCTGCCACTAAGATTAACACCCAGCGCCCGATTGTAAATCCGGACGCACCGAAGGTTGTTTATCTGCCCAGTTGTGCCAGTCGTGCGATGGGACCTGCCCGGGGGGATGAGGATCAGACCTCTCTGGCAGATAAAACGGAACAATTGCTACGCAAAGCCGGTTTCGAGGTTATCTACCCTGAAAACCTGGATCAGCTATGTTGTGGCATGCCTTTTCAGTCTAAAGGGATGTTTGATGCAGCAGCATTTAAAGCGTCTGAGACTGAAAAAATGTTACTCAAAGCTACGCGAAATGGTGAGTATCCGGTGCTTTCAGACACCAGTCCGTGTAGTATTAGACTAAAGGATAACGTAGATCAGCAAATCAAACTTTTGGATACCGTAGAGTTTGTCCATGAGTACTTGCTTGATCGGCTGGTCATTACGCCAGCTAAAGAGACAGTGGCATTACACATTACCTGTAGTACAACCCGAATGGGCGCTGCAGATAAGCTAAAACAGATTGTTGAAGCTTGCGTTACCGATGTAGTGATACCCGAAGACATAACCTGCTGTGGCTTTGCCGGCGATAAAGGGTTTTCGACACCAGAGCTGAATGAATCCGCTCTGAGAACGCTAAAACCAGCGGTTGAAGGATGTAATACAGGCTATTCAACCAGTCGCACCTGTGAAATAGGATTGTCACACCACAGCGGTATAGATTACAAATCGATTATTTATCTTCTGGACCGGGTTAGTCAGCCTAAACTGAGTAATCGGGATACAACCCCAGAGAACAAACTGATACAAGCGCATACGCCTGATCAGTAA
- a CDS encoding TRAP transporter substrate-binding protein, producing the protein MNTFSKSLVSAAVLSTALTAATTTVQAADRVLLKTPIAFGSHLPALGTPIKWVSEQLPVMSDGSVKMKIYEPGKLVGAKEILDAVSSGKVNSGYATAGYWQGKMPAAALFSAVPFGPEAGEYMAWLYYGNGMSLYQEMYDTNGFNVKVIPCAIISPETSGWFKKEINKPEDLKGLNMRFFGLGASVMEKLGVSTSQLPGGEIFGALEKGAIDATEFSQPAIDKLLGLHKIAKYNYFPGWHQQATVFELLVNKDAWGKMSTGQQAIVENTCKASMTNAIAEGESMQFEVMAKAKDQGVNIRYWNDEMLKTFEEKWDEVVVEKTAADPFFKKVWDDLSTFREGYNLWEANAFLPRAKNN; encoded by the coding sequence GTCTCTGGTCTCCGCTGCAGTACTCTCAACCGCTTTGACTGCCGCAACGACAACTGTTCAGGCCGCAGACCGGGTTCTTCTAAAAACACCTATCGCTTTTGGCTCTCACCTGCCAGCTTTGGGTACTCCCATTAAGTGGGTATCTGAACAACTTCCTGTGATGAGCGACGGCTCTGTTAAGATGAAAATCTACGAGCCAGGTAAATTGGTAGGCGCAAAAGAGATTCTGGATGCCGTGTCTTCAGGAAAAGTTAACTCCGGTTATGCCACAGCCGGCTACTGGCAGGGTAAAATGCCAGCCGCAGCTCTTTTCTCTGCAGTGCCATTCGGCCCTGAAGCAGGCGAGTATATGGCTTGGTTGTACTACGGCAACGGCATGAGCCTGTATCAGGAAATGTACGATACTAACGGCTTCAACGTTAAAGTTATTCCTTGTGCCATTATCTCTCCGGAAACATCTGGCTGGTTCAAGAAAGAGATCAATAAGCCTGAAGACCTGAAAGGCCTGAATATGCGTTTCTTCGGACTGGGCGCTTCCGTCATGGAGAAACTGGGCGTATCTACTTCACAGCTGCCCGGTGGTGAGATCTTCGGTGCACTGGAGAAAGGCGCAATCGATGCGACCGAATTCTCTCAACCAGCCATTGATAAGCTTCTTGGTTTACACAAAATTGCCAAATATAACTACTTCCCTGGCTGGCATCAGCAAGCAACTGTCTTTGAGCTGCTTGTTAACAAAGATGCCTGGGGCAAAATGTCTACAGGACAACAAGCTATCGTAGAAAACACCTGTAAAGCATCCATGACTAATGCGATTGCTGAAGGTGAGTCTATGCAGTTTGAAGTCATGGCCAAAGCGAAAGATCAAGGCGTAAACATTCGTTACTGGAATGACGAAATGCTGAAAACCTTTGAAGAAAAATGGGACGAAGTTGTTGTTGAAAAAACAGCTGCTGATCCTTTCTTCAAGAAGGTTTGGGATGATCTGAGCACCTTCCGTGAAGGTTATAACTTGTGGGAAGCTAACGCATTCTTACCACGCGCTAAGAATAACTAA
- a CDS encoding TRAP transporter small permease subunit, producing MNEPSSLPRVPLADSIDRMIQKIGHLIAWSYVLLVLIIITQVVLRKGFSSGLIIFEELQWHLYAVGVMFGLSYAQTTNSHIRVDLFYSHFRAKTKNVIEILSILFMVLPFIAVIFIHSLDFVAESYRINEHSESPSGLPFRWLIKSVIPLSMGLLALAVLSRLYRDTVLLFKGDL from the coding sequence GTGAATGAGCCAAGCAGCCTGCCCCGCGTTCCACTCGCGGACAGCATTGACCGGATGATACAGAAGATCGGACATCTCATCGCCTGGTCCTATGTCCTCCTAGTCCTTATCATTATTACTCAGGTAGTGCTTCGTAAAGGCTTCTCAAGTGGTCTGATCATTTTTGAAGAGCTCCAATGGCACCTGTATGCCGTAGGCGTGATGTTTGGTCTGTCTTATGCGCAAACGACCAATTCGCATATCCGGGTTGATCTGTTTTATTCCCACTTCAGAGCTAAAACAAAAAATGTAATTGAGATCCTTAGCATCCTGTTTATGGTGCTGCCTTTTATCGCTGTCATCTTTATCCACAGCCTGGATTTCGTTGCAGAGTCTTATCGAATTAACGAACACTCAGAGTCACCATCAGGCCTTCCTTTTCGCTGGCTAATCAAAAGTGTGATCCCCCTTAGCATGGGATTGTTAGCCCTCGCTGTTTTATCCCGCCTCTACCGGGATACCGTTTTACTGTTTAAAGGTGACCTGTAA
- a CDS encoding TRAP transporter large permease, which produces MEINEILVIAMFLSFIALLFTGIPVAWVLGGIGIAFAFIGYLADTYFDTITGLDFLTLGLVVNRLWKIMDNWILVALPMFIFMGIMLDKSGVAERLMNSMQELFGRVRGGLAITVTAIGIILAASTGIIGASVVLLAVMSLPAMTKQGYSMPLALGTIASAGTLGILIPPSIMLVIMADQLGLSVGDLFMGAVFPGLMLGAMYIVYILVTGWLKPESAPVPVDAKPADMATVVKVIKAVLPTLLLIFVVLGSIFGGFATPTEASGVGAFGATLLALYNRKFSFKVLKEVMQGTYNTTAYIFAIFIGATCFALVLRELGGDELIESFLTGLPFGPYGIIFFILGIIFLLGFFLDWIEITLIILPLLAPVISALGLDINGYGVVDNPELVWFVMLVAMALQTSFLTPPVGFALFYLKGVCPPNVRLTDIYKGVIPFIILQLIGLLILVFWPQLVLWLPAAAYG; this is translated from the coding sequence ATGGAAATTAATGAGATTCTTGTTATCGCGATGTTCCTGTCGTTCATCGCACTTCTGTTTACCGGCATTCCCGTCGCCTGGGTATTAGGTGGCATCGGTATCGCGTTTGCTTTCATTGGCTATCTGGCCGATACCTACTTCGACACTATCACCGGATTAGACTTTCTGACGCTGGGTTTGGTGGTTAACCGGCTCTGGAAGATTATGGACAACTGGATTCTGGTTGCCCTGCCCATGTTTATCTTTATGGGCATTATGTTGGATAAGTCTGGCGTTGCCGAACGCCTGATGAATTCGATGCAGGAACTGTTTGGGCGAGTCCGTGGTGGTCTGGCTATTACGGTAACGGCTATTGGTATTATTCTGGCTGCATCGACCGGTATCATTGGTGCTTCGGTCGTTTTGCTAGCCGTAATGTCTCTGCCAGCTATGACTAAACAGGGCTACTCTATGCCACTGGCGCTGGGTACCATTGCCAGCGCAGGCACACTGGGCATTCTGATTCCACCCAGTATTATGCTGGTTATTATGGCCGATCAACTGGGTCTGTCGGTTGGCGACCTGTTTATGGGCGCAGTCTTCCCGGGCCTGATGCTGGGAGCCATGTATATTGTATATATATTGGTTACCGGTTGGTTAAAACCTGAATCTGCCCCCGTTCCAGTAGATGCAAAACCTGCAGACATGGCCACTGTGGTTAAAGTTATCAAAGCAGTACTACCAACACTGTTGCTGATCTTTGTTGTTCTGGGCTCTATTTTCGGTGGTTTTGCGACCCCAACAGAAGCTTCAGGTGTCGGCGCATTTGGCGCAACCCTGCTAGCGCTTTATAACCGTAAGTTCAGCTTTAAAGTGCTGAAAGAAGTGATGCAAGGCACTTACAATACGACGGCCTATATCTTCGCTATCTTTATCGGTGCTACCTGTTTTGCTTTAGTACTGAGAGAGCTGGGCGGTGACGAGCTGATTGAATCATTCCTGACCGGACTGCCTTTTGGTCCTTATGGCATTATCTTCTTTATTCTTGGCATTATTTTCTTACTGGGATTTTTCCTGGACTGGATCGAAATTACGCTGATTATTCTCCCATTGCTGGCCCCCGTCATATCGGCTCTGGGGCTCGATATCAATGGCTATGGCGTCGTTGATAATCCTGAGCTGGTGTGGTTCGTCATGTTAGTGGCGATGGCATTACAAACCTCGTTCCTCACACCCCCGGTAGGTTTTGCCCTCTTCTATCTAAAGGGCGTATGTCCGCCGAATGTAAGACTGACTGATATTTATAAGGGTGTTATTCCGTTCATCATTTTGCAATTGATCGGCTTACTGATTCTGGTCTTCTGGCCTCAACTGGTACTCTGGTTACCTGCAGCAGCATACGGTTAA